A stretch of the Lactuca sativa cultivar Salinas chromosome 9, Lsat_Salinas_v11, whole genome shotgun sequence genome encodes the following:
- the LOC111876907 gene encoding NADH dehydrogenase [ubiquinone] 1 beta subcomplex subunit 3-B, with protein sequence MGKTLGPTGEFFRRRDEWRKHPMLTNQFRHATPGLGIALVAFGIYLVGETAYNKIYAPSHSQSHHPAAASSPSHSH encoded by the coding sequence ATGGGGAAGACATTAGGACCAACCGGAGAGTTCTTCAGGCGAAGGGATGAATGGAGGAAGCATCCGATGCTAACGAATCAGTTTCGTCACGCAACTCCTGGGCTCGGGATAGCCCTGGTCGCGTTCGGCATCTATCTCGTTGGTGAAACTGCTTACAACAAGATCTACGCTCCTTCGCACTCCCAATCTCACCACCCTGCTGCAGCTTCTTCACCTTCGCATTCTCACTGA
- the LOC111876906 gene encoding 2-C-methyl-D-erythritol 4-phosphate cytidylyltransferase, chloroplastic, whose product MTILQVMPSAISPSSQISLSQSQIPSNSIYLSSVHHCQHPRFVSPCSLSTRNSTFPRRRSIIRSYTINCSAHDSASITNQSSESVKEKSVSVVLLAGGKGKRMGASMPKQYLPLLGQPIALYSFYTFSRMPEVKEIIVVCDPSYQDIFEDARQKVNVDLKFALPGKERQDSVFSGLQAIDLNSELVCIHDSARPLVTSSDVQKVLNDGLHVGASVLGVPAKATIKEANSESFVVKTLDRKTLWEMQTPQVIKPELLKKGFELVNREGLEVTDDVSIVEHLRHPVYITEGSYTNIKVTTPDDLLLAERILNTASFVTA is encoded by the exons ATGACGATTCTTCAAGTTATGCCTTCCGCCATTTCACCTTCCTCTCAGATTTCCCTATCTCAAAGTCAAATTCCATCCAACTCCATCTACCTATCGTCAGTTCACCACTGCCAGCATCCTCGATTCGTATCTCCTTGCTCGTTAAGTACGAGAAATTCCACTTTCCCTAGACGCCGCTCAATTATTAGAAGCTATACAATCAATTGCTCCGCTCATGATTCTGCTAGCATTACAAACCAG AGCAGTGAATCTGTTAAAGAGAAAAGTGTCTCCGTGGTTCTTCTAGCTGGAGGGAAGGGAAAACGAATGGGT GCAAGCATGCCAAAGCAGTATCTTCCACTTTTAGGGCAACCAATTGCTTTGTATAG TTTCTACACTTTCTCACGGATGCCAGAGGTTAAAGAAATCATTGTAGTTTGTGATCCATCTTACCAGGATATTTTTGAAG ATGCTAGACAGAAAGTCAATGTTGACCTGAAATTTGCATTGCCGGGAAAAGAAAGACAAGATTCTGTGTTCAGTGGACTTCAG GCAATTGATTTGAATTCTGAACTTGTATGCATCCATGATTCAGCGAGACCTTTGGTAACTTCTAGTGATGTACAAAAG GTTCTAAATGATGGTTTGCATGTTGGAGCTTCAGTACTTGGTGTTCCTGCTAAAGCAACTATCAAAGAG GCAAATAGCGAATCTTTTGTAGTTAAGACTTTGGACAGAAAAACACTTTGGGAAATGCAAACTCCACAG gtcATCAAGCCTGAGTTATTGAAGAAAGGTTTTGAGCTTGTAAATAG AGAAGGCCTTGAAGTCACAGATGACGTGTCAATTGTTGAGCATCTCAGACATCCTGTGTACATCACAGAAGGATCTTATACTAACATAAAG GTTACAACTCCCGACGATCTATTACTTGCTGAAAGAATATTAAATACTGCCTCATTTGTGACAGCTTAA